A portion of the Parambassis ranga chromosome 22, fParRan2.1, whole genome shotgun sequence genome contains these proteins:
- the LOC114427844 gene encoding interferon-inducible GTPase 1-like, with protein MAGLPSSEPLAEVIKEVLQNSDQTLAVEKINEFLDKQNNIPLNIAVTGESGSGKSTFVNAFRGINNGDDGAAPTGCVETTTEVTAYPHPNYPNVVLWDLPGIGTTKFPANKYKKHVGLEKYDFFIIISDTRFRENDVRLAKKIRKMKKKFYFVRSKIDRDLQSEEITCKSNFDREKTLTKIRDNCIQGLQKEGFESPQVFLGSSFNLHDFDFPQLQETLETELPEHKKDALLRTTPITSLEIIKKKKNAFKSKIKYYAAASAVGAAVPVPGLSIAVDLL; from the exons ATGGCTGGTCTACCTTCTTCTGAGCCACTCGCAGAAGTAATTAAAGAAGTACTCCAGAACAGTGATCAAACCCTGGCTGTAGAAAAGATCAATGAGTTTTTAGACAAGCAGAACAACATTCCACTCAACATCGCTGTCACTGGAGAGTCTGGCTCTGGTAAATCCACCTTTGTTAATGCCTTCAGAGGCATAAACAATGGAGATGATGGAGCTGCACCCACTGGTTGTGTAGAAACCaccacagaggttacagcataccCTCATCCAAACTATCCTAATGTGGTCTTATGGGATCTCCCTGGTATCGGCACCACCAAGTTTCCAGCTAATAAGTACAAGAAGCATGTTGGACTGGAGAAGTatgacttcttcatcatcatctcagacACTCGCTTCAGAGAAAATGACGTCAGACTGGCTAAGAAGAtcaggaagatgaagaagaagttctACTTTGTCCGCTCAAAGATCGACAGGGATTTACAAAGTGAAGAAATTACGTGCAAGAGTAACtttgacagagagaagactttAACCAAAATCAGGGACAACTGCATTCAAG GTCTTCAGAAAGAAGGCTTTGAGTCTCCACAGGTCTTCCTGGGGTCCAGCTTTAACCTCCATGACTTTGACTTCCCTCAGCTACAGGAGACATTAGAGACAGAACTTCCTGAACACAAAAAGGATGCTCTCCTGAGAACCACACCCATCACCAGCCTGGAGatcatcaagaaaaaaaaaaacgcttttAAGTCCAAAATAAAATACtatgctgctgcctctgcagtaGGAGCAGCTGTTCCTGTTCCTGGTCTTTCTATTGCTGTTGAT CTCCTGTAG